Proteins from a genomic interval of Persephonella sp.:
- a CDS encoding 2-oxo acid dehydrogenase subunit E2, giving the protein KELQEKGEIPTPAHEKDIKDYFYKKFFTRSAIEILKEYNLDPEKVYKDIGKKRIDKGDLEKYIKTKNIPRVQKPSDIQSVLIKNLSKSTQIPVYYITHQFDISLILKLKKYTVTSYLIKIFGDVMQDHPKVRTVYKNGMFYTYPSSNISVAISVGEELFNPTIKNVETKSLKQVYEDLQNLRKKSEEKKLTVEDIQGATFSISNLGMFGIKQFFPVIPPFHSGIAGIGAAVDGVISVAFTFDHRVINGVQAAQFVIELEKKMKNEKYIKSLK; this is encoded by the coding sequence AAAGAGCTACAGGAAAAGGGCGAAATTCCAACCCCTGCCCATGAAAAAGATATAAAGGATTACTTTTACAAAAAGTTTTTCACAAGATCTGCTATTGAGATCCTGAAGGAGTATAACCTTGATCCTGAAAAGGTTTATAAAGATATAGGCAAAAAAAGGATAGATAAAGGGGATCTGGAAAAATACATAAAAACAAAAAATATTCCCAGAGTGCAAAAACCAAGTGATATACAGAGCGTTTTAATAAAAAATCTCTCTAAAAGCACACAGATACCTGTTTATTACATAACCCATCAGTTTGATATATCTCTGATACTGAAGCTGAAAAAATACACTGTAACATCTTATCTTATAAAAATATTCGGTGATGTTATGCAGGATCATCCGAAGGTCAGAACTGTTTACAAAAACGGCATGTTTTATACATACCCATCATCAAACATCTCTGTTGCTATTTCTGTAGGTGAAGAACTTTTTAATCCCACAATAAAAAATGTTGAGACAAAATCTTTGAAACAGGTTTATGAAGATCTGCAAAACCTTAGGAAAAAATCTGAAGAAAAAAAGCTGACAGTAGAAGACATACAGGGGGCAACATTTTCAATCTCAAACCTTGGTATGTTTGGCATAAAACAGTTTTTTCCTGTTATCCCTCCATTTCACAGCGGTATAGCTGGGATAGGTGCTGCTGTTGATGGTGTTATCTCTGTGGCTTTTACCTTTGATCACAGGGTTATAAACGGTGTTCAGGCAGCCCAATTTGTAATAGAACTTGAAAAAAAGATGAAAAATGAGAAATACATAAAATCACTTAAATAG
- a CDS encoding EAL domain-containing protein, with protein MKRSKKYIDFKNLLDYSPDIIFSIDANGTITYINRSFTEVLGFKPEEIIGKPVLKIIEREDDFKRCLKIVEEKDFCPDQEVFLKTKNGKKIRVIKKVKGIKDKEGNLKQIIVNARDLVYLDLLKEKLEEYAESLEFLVENRTKQLKKIKTFLEDVISSTPDMLVVINKNNDVVLLNKSAQELFQKNKNFLDNIKVTTSENGEKTLKEFINNFKEKDRSKTYSCIYTDLHSKIPMFVVVSPLIHDNRITGFIIILKDISDIKAKEEKLLLYKTIFENTLDAIGIIDAEGRYVDQNRSNEELLGYNINEIRGKHFSEILKIENPIDVWEDLKRKKRLRFMATIKNRKGEVKHLDIVAISVEDEKGDIRYYVGIKRDITELVQREEELKKRLYTDPLTNLPNRIKLIEDLKTTVNPKLAILNIDDFKEINDFYGHKVGDYVLKKLGETIRSFLPEKNFNVYRLSGDEFAVLSVRYIQTKEFEKIINNIIYQVQENPIPYKDYEIHLSLTAGISFENHNILNKADMALKYAKENKKPIVYYTEKLQMKELYETNILMTRKIKEALKNNRITVFYQPIFDNKTGKAEKFESLVRIIDIDGSVILPGMFLEISKKARLYPEITKRAIKKTFTDFKNLPYQFSINLSVKDITNREITELIFEYMSQPVYKNRVIFEILESEGIENYEEVSGFIKEVKNLGGQISLDDFGAGYSNFEYILKLDVDYIKIDSSLIRNIHSDIYSQIIVETIVGFAQKLGIRTIAEFVHNEDVYEMVKALNIDYSQGFFLSKPKPFEELFK; from the coding sequence ATGAAAAGATCCAAAAAATATATTGATTTTAAAAATTTATTAGATTATTCTCCGGATATTATATTCTCAATAGATGCAAATGGAACCATCACCTACATAAACAGGTCTTTCACAGAGGTTCTCGGTTTTAAACCTGAAGAAATTATAGGAAAACCTGTGTTAAAGATTATAGAAAGGGAAGATGATTTCAAAAGATGTTTAAAAATCGTGGAAGAAAAGGATTTTTGTCCTGATCAGGAGGTTTTTCTAAAAACTAAAAATGGAAAAAAAATCAGAGTAATTAAGAAGGTAAAAGGCATAAAGGATAAAGAAGGAAACCTTAAACAGATAATAGTAAACGCCAGAGATCTTGTTTATCTTGACCTTCTTAAAGAAAAACTTGAAGAGTATGCAGAATCATTAGAATTTCTTGTTGAAAACAGAACGAAACAGCTAAAAAAAATAAAAACATTCCTTGAAGATGTTATATCAAGCACTCCAGATATGCTGGTTGTAATTAATAAAAACAACGATGTGGTTCTCCTTAACAAGTCTGCACAGGAACTATTTCAAAAAAATAAAAACTTTCTGGACAACATAAAAGTAACAACCTCAGAAAACGGAGAAAAAACTCTAAAAGAGTTTATCAATAACTTTAAAGAAAAAGACAGATCAAAAACATACAGCTGTATTTACACAGATCTTCATTCAAAAATACCCATGTTTGTGGTTGTTTCCCCACTGATACACGACAACCGTATAACAGGCTTTATTATCATTCTAAAGGATATATCAGACATAAAAGCAAAAGAAGAAAAACTTCTGCTGTATAAAACAATATTTGAAAACACACTTGATGCTATAGGAATAATAGATGCAGAAGGGAGGTATGTTGACCAAAACAGGTCCAACGAGGAACTATTAGGGTATAACATAAACGAAATAAGAGGAAAACATTTCTCAGAAATATTAAAAATAGAAAATCCTATTGATGTATGGGAAGACCTAAAAAGAAAAAAAAGATTAAGATTTATGGCAACAATAAAAAACCGTAAAGGGGAGGTAAAACACCTTGATATCGTTGCTATATCTGTTGAAGATGAGAAAGGTGATATTCGGTATTATGTAGGTATAAAAAGAGACATAACGGAACTTGTCCAGAGAGAGGAAGAACTGAAAAAAAGATTGTATACAGACCCTCTCACAAACCTTCCCAATAGAATAAAGCTAATTGAGGATCTAAAAACGACGGTAAACCCAAAACTTGCCATTTTGAACATTGATGACTTTAAAGAAATAAATGATTTTTACGGGCATAAAGTCGGGGACTATGTCCTGAAAAAGCTGGGAGAAACGATAAGAAGCTTTCTCCCTGAAAAAAATTTTAATGTTTACAGACTTTCTGGAGATGAGTTCGCCGTATTATCGGTTAGATACATACAGACCAAAGAGTTTGAAAAAATCATCAACAACATAATTTATCAAGTGCAGGAAAACCCAATTCCTTACAAAGATTATGAAATACACCTCAGCCTTACAGCAGGTATATCTTTTGAAAATCACAACATCTTAAACAAAGCTGATATGGCATTAAAATACGCCAAAGAAAATAAAAAACCGATAGTTTACTACACAGAAAAACTCCAGATGAAAGAGCTTTATGAAACAAATATCCTTATGACAAGAAAAATAAAAGAAGCATTAAAAAACAATAGAATTACTGTTTTTTACCAGCCTATTTTTGACAACAAAACAGGGAAAGCTGAAAAATTTGAATCACTCGTCAGAATAATAGATATAGATGGATCAGTAATACTTCCCGGAATGTTTCTTGAAATATCAAAAAAAGCAAGACTTTATCCTGAAATAACTAAAAGAGCTATAAAAAAAACATTCACAGATTTTAAAAACCTTCCTTATCAGTTTTCAATAAATCTATCTGTAAAAGATATTACAAACAGAGAAATCACAGAGCTTATTTTTGAATATATGAGCCAGCCTGTTTACAAAAATAGGGTTATTTTTGAAATTCTTGAATCAGAAGGTATTGAAAATTATGAGGAAGTGTCAGGCTTCATAAAAGAGGTAAAAAATCTTGGAGGTCAGATATCCCTTGATGATTTTGGAGCAGGATACTCAAACTTTGAGTATATACTAAAACTTGATGTGGACTACATAAAAATAGATTCATCACTGATAAGAAACATACATTCGGACATTTATTCCCAGATAATTGTTGAAACAATTGTAGGATTTGCCCAGAAACTTGGTATAAGAACAATAGCCGAGTTTGTTCATAACGAAGATGTTTACGAGATGGTAAAAGCTCTGAACATAGATTACTCTCAGGGATTTTTCCTAAGCAAACCAAAACCATTTGAAGAGCTATTTAAGTGA
- the panC gene encoding pantoate--beta-alanine ligase codes for MLIRKIKDMKQIVKRLKKEGKTIGFVPTMGYLHEGHTSLIRCSKKDNDITVVSIFVNPIQFGENEDLDRYPRDLDRDIRICEKEGVDYVFYPSAGEMYPEGFSTFVEVEGITKRLCGAFRPGHFRGVTTVVNKLFNIVQPDRAYFGEKDYQQLKVIQKMVRDLNIDVEVKGCPLIREKDGLALSSRNKYLTPEERKSALAISRALFRAKQMFERGERDPSKVVDEIKRIISSQPLVKEIQYVEVVDPEDLTPKKKLEKGDVVAVAVFVGNTRLIDNIKL; via the coding sequence TTGCTTATAAGAAAAATAAAAGATATGAAACAGATTGTAAAAAGATTAAAAAAAGAAGGTAAAACTATAGGTTTTGTTCCCACAATGGGATATCTCCATGAGGGTCATACCTCTTTGATAAGGTGCTCAAAGAAGGATAACGATATTACGGTAGTAAGCATATTTGTCAATCCTATACAGTTTGGGGAAAATGAGGATTTGGACAGGTATCCAAGAGATTTAGATAGGGATATAAGGATATGTGAAAAAGAAGGTGTTGATTATGTTTTCTACCCGTCTGCCGGTGAGATGTATCCTGAAGGTTTCTCAACATTTGTTGAGGTTGAGGGGATAACAAAGAGGCTGTGCGGTGCTTTCAGACCGGGGCATTTTAGAGGTGTTACCACTGTTGTTAATAAACTTTTTAACATCGTTCAGCCAGATAGAGCATATTTTGGGGAGAAAGATTACCAGCAGTTAAAGGTTATTCAAAAAATGGTAAGAGATCTTAATATAGATGTTGAGGTTAAAGGTTGTCCACTTATTAGAGAAAAAGACGGTCTTGCCCTGTCTTCAAGGAATAAATACCTCACCCCTGAGGAGAGAAAATCAGCCCTTGCTATAAGCAGAGCACTGTTTAGGGCAAAACAGATGTTTGAAAGAGGTGAAAGAGATCCTTCAAAAGTAGTAGATGAGATAAAAAGGATCATCTCTTCACAACCTTTGGTAAAAGAGATACAGTATGTTGAGGTTGTTGATCCAGAAGATTTAACACCTAAAAAAAAGTTAGAAAAAGGTGATGTTGTGGCTGTTGCGGTTTTTGTGGGAAACACAAGGCTTATAGATAATATAAAACTGTAA
- a CDS encoding MoxR family ATPase has translation MEVKNEKIKQIISTLSQFLQGKEEALRLSLITFFSNGHLLIEDLPGLGKTTLAVGIAKITGLSFGRVQATSDLLPTDITGLSIYNKQTEKFEFHPGPIFNNVVLVDEINRATPKTQSALLEAMGEKQVTIEGETYKLPKPFFVIATQNPVEQYGTFPLPESQMDRFMMKISVGYPSREAEREILKGGSKREQLYKIKPIMDKDQVVETQKEIDQVYLSDKIVEYILDIAEATRRSKYFSAGLSIRGTLALVKTAKTSAYFNGRDYVIPEDVKSLLPYTVVHRVLLHEVYENTDHREIVLSVVENIPVPA, from the coding sequence ATGGAAGTAAAGAATGAAAAGATAAAACAGATCATAAGCACCCTCTCACAATTTCTTCAGGGTAAAGAGGAAGCTCTCAGGCTTTCTTTGATAACTTTTTTTTCTAACGGGCATCTTCTTATTGAGGATCTTCCGGGGCTGGGGAAAACAACACTTGCTGTTGGAATAGCGAAGATAACAGGACTGTCTTTTGGGAGAGTTCAGGCAACAAGTGATCTGCTTCCAACAGACATAACAGGACTTTCTATTTACAACAAGCAGACTGAAAAGTTTGAGTTTCACCCGGGACCTATATTTAACAATGTTGTTCTTGTTGATGAGATTAACAGGGCAACACCAAAGACACAGAGCGCTCTCCTTGAGGCGATGGGAGAGAAGCAGGTAACGATAGAAGGGGAAACCTATAAACTTCCAAAACCTTTTTTTGTTATCGCAACACAGAACCCTGTAGAGCAGTACGGAACATTCCCACTTCCTGAATCACAGATGGACAGGTTCATGATGAAGATAAGCGTAGGGTATCCCTCAAGGGAGGCAGAAAGGGAGATACTCAAAGGCGGAAGTAAAAGGGAACAGCTTTATAAGATAAAGCCTATAATGGACAAAGATCAGGTTGTTGAAACACAAAAAGAGATAGATCAGGTGTATCTTTCAGACAAAATAGTTGAGTATATTCTTGATATAGCAGAGGCAACAAGAAGATCAAAATATTTTTCAGCCGGTCTTTCTATAAGAGGAACCCTTGCTCTGGTGAAAACAGCCAAGACAAGTGCATATTTTAACGGAAGAGATTACGTTATACCTGAAGATGTAAAAAGTCTCCTTCCCTATACAGTTGTCCACAGGGTTCTGCTCCATGAGGTTTATGAAAATACAGATCACAGGGAGATTGTGCTATCGGTAGTGGAAAATATACCCGTACCGGCTTAA
- a CDS encoding DUF58 domain-containing protein, with protein sequence MVISGFIGRKNLSGLDLEIDLPEEIFAGVEFPVKIKLKNKKRFFPSFLIVFHFEDKKFVVPYIDPQGSFTFHINHTYRKRGKFYLREFNICSVFPFNFFIRCIIYMKKIPVVVYPFPRRCGFPYDYSKAGKSEGTVHSDKRGHQGDIISIRDYSEGDPLKYIHWKASAKTGKLKTKELGEISQRPVVIDLDAIEGDIERKVSCGAYLIIELYKASVPFGLKYGKKFYRPECSRKHKALLLGELAQIK encoded by the coding sequence ATGGTAATTTCTGGCTTTATAGGAAGAAAAAACCTTTCTGGACTTGATCTTGAGATTGATCTTCCTGAGGAGATATTTGCAGGAGTAGAGTTTCCTGTAAAGATAAAACTGAAAAACAAAAAAAGATTTTTTCCGTCTTTTCTAATAGTTTTCCATTTTGAGGACAAAAAGTTTGTTGTTCCTTATATAGACCCTCAAGGCTCTTTTACATTTCATATAAACCATACTTATAGAAAAAGAGGAAAATTTTATCTAAGAGAATTTAATATCTGTTCTGTTTTCCCTTTTAACTTTTTTATCAGATGTATAATCTACATGAAAAAAATTCCTGTTGTTGTTTATCCCTTCCCAAGAAGATGTGGTTTTCCTTACGATTACTCAAAGGCAGGAAAAAGCGAAGGGACTGTCCATTCTGATAAAAGGGGACATCAGGGAGATATAATCTCCATAAGAGATTACTCAGAAGGGGATCCTCTGAAATACATACACTGGAAGGCATCGGCAAAAACAGGCAAGCTTAAAACTAAAGAGTTAGGAGAAATATCCCAGAGACCTGTGGTTATAGATCTTGATGCGATTGAAGGAGACATAGAAAGGAAGGTTTCATGCGGGGCATACCTTATTATAGAGTTATATAAAGCGTCTGTTCCTTTCGGGCTGAAATACGGCAAAAAGTTTTATAGACCTGAATGCTCAAGAAAACATAAAGCTTTACTACTTGGGGAGCTTGCACAGATAAAATGA
- a CDS encoding DUF3488 and transglutaminase-like domain-containing protein, with the protein MIKVKNVVYILSYLIGFIGFLAVFRYVGGLYSAVFLSLLIFGVFVDRNEREVIPRIFLNLISLAVVVYLFFRVSEEDLVVPVLETLLLLLGIKFAEKKEFRDFMQIYTISVFLLAGSALLTIDISFMFFFMFLFFSTVLAIILLTYYWQDRDLSFDRDTFKKIIKGSLAIPLMAIPFTALLFVVLPRTEQPVFSFFNFGSQGKTGFSDIVELGDVSNIQEVETVAMRIKVNGKIDPENVYIRGVVLNFFDGKRWLRKNIDENDYVDIKNPVLQEIILEPTGRRYILAFDTPVKINLRGVQKDGDYVFKYSKNIYSRIKYTAISDIKAVIKSDQIDRLIYTQLPKDIHHEIRKLAQKLKGENTKKTVDNVVGYLRNSYRYTLKNLPAGNDPVYRFLFVDKKGNCEYFASSAAMLLRLNKIPVRLVAGYRGMRYNEIGDYYIVPYKYAHTWIEVYMNGEWIRFDPTPSYSAYVIGKKEEGLSEKIRLIFDAIEYAYINSIINYDIKNQLSLLRKTEGFVFSFGKDLRKVKEFLPYVLVLIVLSMFVFLFVKIKLESYEERLIKIFNKKMEKLGYKRKENEGLEEFAERIRDDEIRKKALIFVKEFEKVYYTDKKIDKNLYKELLSHIDNINIKG; encoded by the coding sequence ATGATAAAGGTAAAAAATGTTGTTTATATTCTGAGCTATCTGATAGGTTTTATAGGTTTTTTGGCTGTTTTCAGGTATGTTGGAGGATTGTATTCTGCTGTTTTTCTATCACTACTGATATTTGGGGTTTTTGTTGACAGAAATGAAAGGGAGGTAATCCCAAGAATTTTCCTTAACCTTATTTCTCTTGCTGTTGTTGTTTACCTGTTTTTCAGGGTTTCTGAGGAAGATCTTGTTGTCCCTGTTCTTGAGACACTGCTACTTCTACTTGGGATAAAGTTTGCTGAGAAAAAAGAGTTCAGAGATTTTATGCAGATTTACACTATATCGGTCTTTCTTCTTGCAGGTTCTGCACTTCTTACTATTGATATTTCTTTTATGTTTTTCTTTATGTTCCTTTTTTTCAGCACAGTTCTGGCAATCATACTGCTGACATACTACTGGCAGGACAGGGATCTTTCTTTTGATAGGGATACTTTTAAAAAAATAATTAAAGGATCTTTAGCCATTCCACTTATGGCGATCCCTTTTACTGCTCTGCTTTTTGTCGTTCTTCCAAGAACAGAGCAGCCTGTTTTTAGCTTTTTCAATTTTGGTTCCCAGGGAAAGACAGGTTTTTCTGATATCGTTGAACTTGGTGATGTTTCAAATATACAGGAAGTTGAGACTGTAGCTATGAGAATAAAGGTAAACGGAAAGATAGACCCTGAAAATGTTTACATCAGGGGTGTTGTTCTTAACTTTTTTGATGGAAAAAGATGGCTTAGAAAAAATATAGATGAGAATGATTATGTTGATATAAAAAATCCTGTTCTTCAGGAGATCATATTAGAGCCAACAGGTAGAAGATATATTCTTGCTTTTGATACACCTGTAAAAATAAACCTAAGAGGTGTTCAGAAAGATGGGGATTACGTTTTCAAATACAGTAAAAATATATATTCAAGAATAAAATACACAGCCATTTCTGATATAAAAGCTGTTATAAAATCTGATCAGATAGATCGCCTGATTTATACACAGCTTCCAAAGGATATACATCATGAAATCAGGAAACTTGCTCAGAAATTAAAGGGAGAGAACACAAAAAAAACTGTTGACAATGTTGTCGGTTATCTAAGGAACAGCTACAGATACACATTAAAAAATCTACCTGCAGGTAATGATCCGGTTTACAGATTTTTATTTGTGGACAAAAAGGGAAACTGTGAGTATTTTGCTTCTTCTGCAGCAATGCTTTTGAGACTTAATAAAATACCTGTAAGGCTTGTTGCAGGCTACAGGGGAATGAGGTATAACGAAATAGGGGATTATTATATTGTCCCTTACAAATATGCACACACATGGATAGAGGTTTATATGAATGGGGAATGGATCAGGTTTGATCCTACACCTTCCTACTCTGCTTATGTGATCGGAAAAAAAGAGGAAGGCTTATCTGAGAAGATCAGACTCATTTTTGATGCTATAGAGTATGCTTACATTAACAGCATTATCAATTACGACATAAAAAATCAGTTGTCCCTTTTGAGAAAAACTGAAGGCTTTGTTTTTTCCTTTGGTAAAGATTTAAGAAAAGTAAAAGAGTTTCTACCTTATGTTTTGGTATTGATTGTTTTAAGTATGTTTGTATTTCTTTTCGTGAAAATCAAACTTGAGAGTTATGAGGAAAGGCTGATAAAAATTTTTAACAAAAAAATGGAAAAGTTAGGATACAAAAGAAAAGAGAATGAAGGGCTTGAGGAGTTTGCAGAAAGAATAAGAGATGATGAAATAAGAAAAAAAGCGTTAATTTTTGTAAAAGAATTTGAAAAAGTGTATTATACAGACAAAAAAATAGATAAGAACCTTTACAAAGAATTATTATCACATATTGATAATATCAATATAAAAGGTTGA
- a CDS encoding PAS domain S-box protein yields the protein MLKILSAIIFGITVVLINIYYYNIQKQIIYSQLIPNIIAFIAILIGFHLVERLKNLPSVYKNLNFGFFFITISQANLISFFLTNQPLYVLSITEIFIKLPGIALVLIGIKKWLDIKEHREKILKEQEEKWKSIVEGINDIVIIVQDSSIKYVNPRIYETLGYKPEEIIGRDIQKFITAKDIEKLLSPDGKKKIIKLQSKNKEDKIFEVNPSLIMYAGKNAVLGILRDITEKIKREKELLRTKEKLEETKEKLREAQKMAKVGYWEVHLPDMRFELSEEAMFIFCGQDRRCSMTFDRFIEYILPEYRNEIKEKRVLSITQLVPYEAEYRIYSGEKEKIIREKVKVLKEKGKNPIVLGIVQDVTDIHLVYQKVLENEERYRNLFEFSNDAIIITDMDGNIKDINQKAVYKLGYSKFDILLLNLKDIFEERFARVYKEWQKRLYINGHIRFEAQVVTSTKSTFPAEVSASIFEIKGKKFIQLIIRDITERKLVEKELKLASMVFEDALEGIIITDNKGSILRVNRSFSEITGFTKKEILGWNIDQLPVFKNDEGTFKEIFKTADTTGKWQGEISGRKKSGEIFPVWLSVIKVKNKGETTNYIIMISDITQRKHKEKKLKNLAYYDNLTKLPNRVYFFNKLKTSIEKAEDENGKVALFFIDLDGFKQVNDTYGHEIGDKLLQKVAKNLKSSVRKDDFVARLAGDEFVILIEGVYTKDVLKKISDKIIKIVGGEYTVDEKKIKIGVSIGISIFPEDSKDIESILKNADFAMYHSKLTGKNRSTFYIDIINM from the coding sequence ATGTTAAAAATTCTCTCTGCTATCATCTTCGGTATTACAGTTGTATTAATAAATATATATTATTATAATATCCAAAAACAAATAATCTATTCTCAACTTATACCAAATATTATTGCTTTCATTGCCATATTAATAGGCTTTCATCTTGTTGAAAGGCTAAAAAATCTTCCATCAGTTTACAAAAATCTAAATTTTGGTTTCTTTTTTATCACAATATCTCAGGCTAATCTGATATCCTTCTTCCTGACAAACCAACCTCTTTATGTCCTGTCAATAACAGAGATATTTATAAAACTTCCCGGTATAGCTCTTGTCCTTATTGGTATAAAAAAATGGCTTGATATAAAAGAGCACAGGGAAAAGATACTGAAAGAACAGGAAGAAAAATGGAAAAGTATTGTTGAAGGGATAAACGATATTGTTATCATCGTGCAGGACAGCAGTATAAAATATGTAAACCCAAGGATTTATGAAACATTAGGATACAAACCTGAGGAGATAATCGGCAGAGATATCCAGAAATTTATTACTGCCAAAGACATTGAGAAACTTCTCTCCCCAGACGGTAAAAAGAAGATTATCAAGCTCCAATCAAAAAACAAAGAAGACAAAATCTTTGAGGTGAACCCTTCTCTAATAATGTATGCTGGTAAAAATGCTGTCCTTGGTATTCTCAGGGATATAACAGAAAAAATAAAAAGAGAAAAAGAACTCCTAAGGACAAAAGAAAAACTTGAAGAAACAAAAGAAAAACTGAGAGAAGCCCAAAAAATGGCTAAAGTTGGATATTGGGAAGTTCATCTTCCTGATATGAGATTTGAGCTTTCTGAAGAGGCGATGTTTATATTCTGTGGACAGGACAGAAGATGCTCAATGACATTTGATAGGTTTATTGAATACATACTTCCTGAATACAGAAATGAGATCAAAGAAAAAAGAGTTCTCTCAATAACCCAGCTTGTTCCCTACGAGGCTGAATACAGGATTTATTCAGGAGAAAAGGAAAAAATAATCAGAGAAAAGGTAAAAGTTCTAAAAGAAAAAGGAAAAAATCCTATAGTTCTCGGCATTGTTCAAGATGTTACAGACATACATCTTGTATACCAGAAAGTTCTTGAAAATGAGGAAAGATACAGAAATCTGTTTGAGTTCTCAAACGACGCCATCATAATAACTGATATGGACGGAAACATAAAAGACATAAATCAGAAGGCTGTTTACAAATTAGGATATTCCAAATTTGATATACTGCTGCTTAATTTGAAGGATATATTTGAAGAAAGGTTCGCAAGGGTTTACAAAGAATGGCAGAAAAGATTGTATATAAATGGGCACATTAGATTTGAAGCACAGGTTGTAACCAGCACAAAATCCACATTTCCAGCAGAAGTATCTGCTAGCATTTTTGAGATCAAAGGAAAGAAATTTATACAGCTGATCATAAGGGACATTACAGAAAGAAAACTTGTGGAAAAAGAACTTAAACTTGCATCTATGGTTTTTGAAGATGCCCTTGAAGGAATAATTATTACAGACAACAAAGGATCTATACTAAGGGTAAATAGATCTTTTTCTGAGATAACAGGGTTCACAAAAAAAGAGATATTAGGCTGGAATATAGATCAGCTTCCTGTCTTTAAGAATGATGAAGGAACTTTCAAAGAGATTTTTAAAACAGCAGATACCACAGGTAAATGGCAAGGGGAAATATCAGGAAGGAAAAAATCAGGAGAGATTTTTCCTGTCTGGCTTTCTGTAATAAAGGTTAAAAACAAAGGTGAAACAACAAACTATATCATAATGATATCCGACATAACACAAAGAAAGCACAAAGAGAAAAAACTTAAAAATCTTGCCTATTACGACAATCTCACAAAACTACCAAATAGGGTTTACTTTTTTAATAAGCTAAAAACATCTATTGAAAAAGCAGAAGATGAAAACGGAAAGGTCGCTCTCTTTTTTATTGATCTTGACGGATTTAAACAGGTTAACGATACTTACGGACATGAAATAGGGGACAAACTTCTTCAAAAAGTTGCAAAAAATCTTAAATCTTCAGTAAGAAAAGATGATTTTGTTGCAAGGCTTGCTGGAGATGAATTTGTTATTTTGATAGAAGGGGTTTATACCAAAGATGTATTAAAGAAAATATCTGACAAAATAATAAAAATTGTAGGCGGTGAGTATACTGTTGACGAAAAAAAGATAAAAATAGGGGTAAGTATAGGAATATCCATATTCCCTGAAGACTCTAAAGATATAGAATCAATACTGAAAAATGCAGATTTTGCCATGTACCACTCAAAACTTACAGGTAAAAATAGGTCAACCTTTTATATTGATATTATCAATATGTGA